A genomic window from Calonectris borealis chromosome 26, bCalBor7.hap1.2, whole genome shotgun sequence includes:
- the PIGR gene encoding polymeric immunoglobulin receptor: MALLAFIFLLTFLPAESASSRYPPKAAISSPVFGPRQVYGLLNGSVTVKCFYPPTRVNRHDRKYWCKESATGCMTIVSTNGYTSPGYKGRASITDYPQAESFQITLSELTMADAGTYRCGVGINARGLSHKVNLDVSEGPHVPEGAELFYVKLHSSLTMSCSFGKENESARKFLCKMEKSGCHNIVDSYRNIDEDYVGRVLLSNVEPPGSFSITITQMGWEDSGLYLCGVGSYGEDGETKELDVHVYEETSVPQGKPTIIGVKGSSVTFECHYEPLKKSSVRYWCKWRQNGCAKIIENNGFVADPYEGRVAMYDSPNNGTITIILNQLKDSDNGYYWCMTNEEKEQQSSAELKIIDGEPGLQGKKEVEAQVGSRVDLTCSYPCKYYSYQKYWCKWNGPTCTPMPSSDQRQPGPDVTCDTDNKTVTLSFDSVAKTDQGWYWCGVKRDGLFGETMAVYLRVTEGSSAGRSPDLLDAEAPPAEGGFIPQGRAYSDAGVGSAGASESSDQSHGPNTLVLVLGPVGAVLLIVVTAFAVFKYRQLKRSDLVSVGSYRTNISMSDFESVKEYSASNNACVKESQETQLGGDEFITTTATPESAAETKKAKRNSKEDADLAYSTFLLTSGSIAQGGAGGDSAAPAVSPPNWEGQI, translated from the exons ATGGCTTTACTAGCGTTCATCTTCCTGCTCACCTTCCTCCCAGCTGAATCTGCAAGCAGCAGATACCCCCCCAAGGCAGCAA TCTCAAGCCCTGTGTTCGGACCACGGCAGGTATATGGTCTGCTCAACGGGTCAGTCACCGTGAAATGCTTCTACCCTCCCACCCGTGTGAACAGACACGACAGAAAGTATTGGTGCAAGGAATCGGCCACAGGCTGCATGACCATTGTCTCCACCAACGGCTACACCAGTCCAGGCTACAAAGGCAGAGCCTCCATCACTGACTACCCGCAGGCAGAAAGCTTCCAGATTACCCTCTCCGAGCTGACGATGGCAGACGCAGGCACCTACCGGTGCGGTGTTGGTATCAATGCCAGAGGGCTCTCCCACAAAGTCAATCTGGATGTTTCTGAAG GTCCACATGTACCCGAGGGAGCTGAGCTCTTCTACGTGAAGCTGCACAGCTCTTTGACCATGTCCTGCAGCTTTGGGAAGGagaatgagagcgcgaggaaatTCTTGTGCAAGATGGAGAAAAGCGGCTGCCATAACATCGTCGATAGTTATAGGAATATTGATGAGGATTACGTAGGGCGAGTTCTGCTGAGCAATGTGGAGCCTCCAGGCTCATTCAGCATCACGATAACTCAGATGGGCTGGGAAGACTCTGGCTTGTACCTGTGCGGGGTCGGGTCCTATGGGGAGGACGGAGAAACGAAGGAACTGGACGTGCATGTCTATGAGG AGACAAGTGTTCCTCAAGGAAAGCCCACAATAATTGGAGTAAAAGGAAGTTCAGTAACTTTTGAATGCCACTATGAGCCTCTAAAAAAGTCCTCAGTGAGGTACTGGTGCAAGTGGAGACAGAACGGGTGTGCTAAGATCATAGAAAACAACGGGTTTGTGGCAGACCCTTATGAAGGAAGAGTGGCCATGTACGACAGCCCAAATAACGGGACGATCACCATCATCCTGAACCAGCTGAAGGACAGTGACAACGGCTATTACTGGTGCATGACAAatgaggagaaggagcagcaatCGTCAGCTGAGCTGAAGATCATAGACG GAGAACCTGGACTGCAGGGAAAGAAGGAAGTGGAGGCGCAAGTGGGTTCACGGGTCGATTTAACTTGCTCTTATCCATGCAAGTACTACTCCTACCAGAAGTACTGGTGCAAGTGGAACGGCCCCACCTGCACCCCCATGCCTTCTTCTGACCAAAGGCAGCCAGGGCCAGACGTTACCTGTGACACTGACAACAAGACAGTTACCCTCAGCTTTGACTCGGTGGCAAAAACAGACCAGGGGTGGTACTGGTGTGGAGTGAAGCGCGATGGCCTCTTCGGGGAAACCATGGCAGTCTACCTGCGGGTGACTGAAG GGAGCAGTGCTGGCCGCAGCCCAGACCTCCTGGACGCTGAGGCCCCCCCCGCCGAGGGCGGCTTTATTCCCCAAGGAAGAGCCTACAGCGATGCTGGGGTGGGAAGCGCAGGTGCCTCAGAAAG CTCTGATCAAAGCCACGGCCCCAATACACTTGTTTTAGTCCTGGGCCCTGTCGGTGCCGTGCTCCTGATCGTCGTGACAGCTTTCGCCGTTTTTAAATACAGGCAGCTGAAGAGATCTG ACCTGGTGTCCGTTGGGAGCTACAGGACAAACATCAGCATGTCCGACTTCGAAAGCGTGAAGGAGTACAGCGCAAGCAATAACGCCTGCGTGAAAGAGAGCCAGGAGACTCAGCTAGGAGGGGACG AGTTCATCACCACCACGGCCACCCCAGAAAGTGCtgctgagacaaagaaggcaaaaagg AACTCCAAGGAGGATGCTGACCTCGCCTACTCCACCTTCCTCCTCACCTCCGGCAGCATCGCACAGGGCGGCGCTGGGGGGGACAGCGCTGCTCCAGCCGTGTCCCCCCCGAACTGGGAGGGCCAGATCTGA
- the LOC142093218 gene encoding interleukin-20-like → MKGSHLFLCLFSMSCWLNLMPTAGNKIFHFGPCRISMSMTEIRSGFTAIKANIQARDPIRTLSILSHPHSLHKVKSSDRCCITYHLFNFYVDKVFKHCKTEDSYVNRKISSIANSFLSVKRRLGQCHEQNKCVCGQESAEKFKQILANYEGLNVISAAIKSLGELDILLDWMEKSR, encoded by the exons ATGAAGGGATCCCActtgttcctctgcctcttctccatGTCGTGCTGGCTGAATTTGATGCCAACAGCTGGGAACAAAATCTTCCACTTTGGACCCTGCAGGATTTCAATGAGCATGACTGAGATTAGGTCTGGTTTCACTGCAATTAAAGCCAACATT CAAGCCAGAGACCCCATCAGGACCCTGAGCATCTTGTCTCACCCGCACTCTCTGCACAAGGTTAAG TCTTCAGATAGATGCTGCATCACTTATCACCTCTTCAACTTCTACGTGGACAAAGTCTTCAAACACTGCAAGACGGAGGATTCGTATGTCAACAGAAAAATCAGCAGCATAGCCAACTCCTTCCTCAGCGTGAAGAGGAGACTCGGGCAGTGT CACGAGCAAAATAAATGCGTGTGTGGACAGGAATCTGCTGAGAAATTTAAGCAAATACTTGCGAACTACGAAGGG CTGAACGTCATATCTGCAGCAATTAAATCCTTGGGTGAGCTGGACATCCTCCTAGACTGGATGGAGAAATCTCGTTAG